A portion of the Algisphaera agarilytica genome contains these proteins:
- a CDS encoding OmpA/MotB family protein, with the protein MKSRLTLSALAIALPALFSIGCVSDSAVANYRAQYRVAQEQILDLQAQLEDKDRQIELLRGAKNPNADLQAQLADALADRAALEAAVAKLKDQLSRAGTTPIPVELADELARLAEANPDLMSYNEKTGAIRFRSDVTFGSGKAELREQAAPIVERLAQVLSSPVASQYEVRVVGHTDNVPIKNAFVKQQFGDNWGLSTARAVAVMKGFRSAGIPESRMSVAGYGEFRPVEPNGPRGSEANRRVEIYLVAMPGDEAEAEAAPAAEAAPSNTLAPADTVVPMKSPKPADEGPELYK; encoded by the coding sequence ATGAAATCTCGCCTGACCCTCTCCGCGCTCGCGATCGCTCTGCCCGCCCTCTTCTCCATCGGGTGCGTGAGCGACAGTGCGGTCGCCAACTACCGCGCCCAGTACCGCGTGGCTCAAGAACAGATCCTCGACCTCCAGGCCCAGCTCGAAGACAAGGACCGCCAGATCGAGCTGCTCCGCGGCGCGAAGAACCCCAACGCCGACCTCCAGGCCCAGCTCGCCGACGCCCTGGCCGACCGTGCCGCGTTGGAAGCCGCCGTGGCCAAGCTCAAGGACCAGCTCTCCCGTGCCGGCACCACCCCGATCCCCGTGGAACTGGCCGACGAACTGGCTCGCCTGGCCGAGGCCAACCCCGACCTGATGAGCTACAACGAGAAGACCGGCGCGATCCGCTTCCGCAGCGACGTGACCTTCGGCTCCGGTAAAGCAGAACTGCGTGAACAAGCCGCCCCGATCGTGGAACGGCTCGCTCAGGTGCTCAGCTCGCCGGTCGCTTCGCAGTACGAAGTGCGTGTCGTGGGCCACACCGACAACGTGCCGATCAAGAACGCTTTCGTGAAGCAGCAGTTCGGCGACAACTGGGGCCTGTCCACCGCCCGCGCCGTCGCGGTCATGAAGGGCTTCCGCTCGGCCGGCATCCCCGAGTCGCGCATGAGCGTGGCCGGCTACGGCGAGTTCCGCCCGGTTGAGCCCAACGGCCCGCGTGGCTCGGAAGCCAACCGCCGTGTCGAGATCTACCTCGTCGCCATGCCCGGCGATGAAGCCGAGGCCGAAGCCGCTCCCGCCGCCGAAGCCGCGCCGAGCAACACGCTCGCCCCGGCAGACACCGTCGTACCGATGAAGTCGCCCAAGC
- a CDS encoding amidohydrolase family protein: protein MNRSEPEPSGSPFEDVTLIRAGAIAGFDASATIVSTIPEAFPEAHRRAANARPAAILVSAGRVAIAGEPNVICGFAGDRPPRVIDLPDRLVMPGFINVHAHLELTSIGPQPYGGDFVGWVAMLREHWPGEGEAFAKSPDPEWFAAAAALGAEQSRAAGVQAIGDITRFDAVAEARRAGGLDGVSFIELFGMGTPWDAEALARLGEPADGFQPHAPYSAGPALFDAACASGRPVSCHLAETHDERRFIAEGDGPFLDLLQSLGKWSPDFASRYGDGLSPVRWMEPYLRRAPWLLAHCNYVSDDDIALLAETGASVAYCPIASEYFGHDNHRYREMLDAGVNVCLGTDSIVCQPANEPQPLGILPQMRRLYQRDQTDPALLLRMATAHGRQALQLDGKLTCLATAPFDPDDETDALTQVLQRQDPVQALALNEFSS, encoded by the coding sequence ATGAACCGTTCTGAACCCGAGCCCTCTGGCAGCCCTTTCGAAGATGTCACGCTGATCCGTGCGGGAGCCATCGCGGGTTTCGATGCATCCGCGACCATCGTTTCAACCATACCGGAAGCGTTCCCAGAGGCCCACCGCCGAGCCGCGAACGCACGTCCCGCAGCGATCTTGGTGTCCGCGGGCCGGGTGGCGATCGCCGGCGAACCGAATGTCATTTGCGGGTTTGCAGGCGACAGGCCACCCCGGGTGATCGATCTGCCGGACCGGTTGGTCATGCCGGGGTTCATCAATGTCCACGCCCACCTCGAGCTGACCTCGATCGGTCCGCAGCCCTACGGCGGAGACTTCGTGGGCTGGGTGGCGATGTTGCGGGAGCATTGGCCGGGCGAGGGCGAGGCGTTCGCGAAGTCGCCCGACCCGGAATGGTTTGCCGCGGCGGCCGCCCTGGGTGCCGAGCAGTCGCGGGCGGCGGGCGTGCAGGCGATCGGTGACATCACCCGGTTCGACGCGGTAGCCGAGGCCCGGCGGGCCGGGGGGCTCGACGGCGTGAGTTTCATCGAGCTCTTCGGGATGGGAACGCCCTGGGACGCCGAGGCGCTGGCCCGTCTGGGTGAGCCCGCCGACGGTTTTCAGCCGCACGCGCCGTACTCCGCGGGCCCGGCATTGTTCGACGCGGCGTGTGCCTCGGGTCGGCCGGTGAGCTGCCACCTCGCCGAGACACACGACGAGCGGCGTTTCATTGCCGAGGGGGACGGCCCGTTTCTGGATTTGCTCCAGTCATTGGGCAAGTGGTCGCCCGACTTTGCATCGCGGTACGGCGACGGCCTGTCGCCCGTGCGTTGGATGGAGCCGTATCTGCGGCGGGCGCCGTGGCTGCTTGCGCACTGCAACTACGTCAGCGACGACGACATCGCGCTGCTCGCCGAGACGGGGGCGTCGGTCGCCTACTGCCCGATCGCCAGCGAATACTTCGGTCACGACAACCACCGCTACCGCGAAATGCTCGACGCCGGCGTGAACGTCTGCCTCGGCACGGACTCGATCGTGTGCCAGCCGGCCAACGAACCGCAACCGCTCGGCATCCTGCCGCAGATGCGTCGGCTGTATCAACGCGACCAAACCGATCCGGCGTTGTTGCTGCGCATGGCGACGGCCCACGGCCGACAGGCATTGCAACTCGACGGCAAGCTGACCTGTCTCGCCACCGCGCCGTTTGATCCCGACGACGAAACCGATGCGTTGACGCAGGTGTTGCAACGCCAAGACCCTGTCCAAGCGTTGGCGCTGAATGAATTTTCCAGCTGA
- a CDS encoding DUF5658 family protein translates to MTHELPRLSPITAAASHPARGNVHFPYAYLALVFVSALDLILTYIILLMGGYEVNPIANAVLQSPADFHGLILYKFVIVVSVVLICEYISRHANHAGRRLAVWAVAISAFPVVWSTLLLIDQF, encoded by the coding sequence ATGACCCACGAGTTGCCTCGCCTTTCCCCCATAACCGCTGCCGCGTCTCACCCGGCCCGAGGCAATGTCCACTTCCCGTACGCGTATCTCGCGCTCGTCTTCGTCTCGGCACTCGACCTGATCCTGACCTACATCATCCTGCTCATGGGCGGGTACGAAGTGAACCCGATCGCCAACGCGGTTCTGCAGAGCCCGGCCGACTTCCACGGGCTCATCCTGTACAAGTTTGTGATCGTGGTGAGCGTGGTGCTGATCTGTGAGTACATCAGCCGGCACGCCAACCACGCCGGGCGTCGCCTGGCCGTGTGGGCGGTGGCGATCAGTGCGTTCCCGGTGGTGTGGTCAACGCTGCTGTTGATCGATCAATTCTGA
- a CDS encoding radical SAM protein — protein sequence MQGSDPEREPDYRDALPDGPAHRRGAGLNPGNRFEKHNVHVLGDAIDAQRAEREADAQEAERAGPSDNRHSVIRPTNPGNAADAQDQAVRVPLQIFPDKTQAIINRVKQTSDVPFDWTVNPYRGCEHGCIYCFARPYHEYLGFSMGLDFETKIMAKHDAPDLLKRELARKDWPGEPIVMSAITDIYQPIEKELKIARGCLEVMADCMQPVSTMTKNTLVLRDLDLWQKLGERNVGRVTVTLVTLDDELATRLEPRASPPTARLRVIQKLTEAGVPVSVNIAPVIPGLTDTELPRLLEAIADAGAKRVAWVLLRLPYQLKALFLDWLQRNVHPERAKHVESLIRQARGGKLYDTGPMAKRNKLDDHTGKMVANPRAASQESRDGGVTLGTQSQRPAMHFVGKSGIPQRPAHDRRRGAGVHVEHLKRVFDVYCRKYGLNRDIRPIARKHFRRPNLDGQLGLFGE from the coding sequence ATGCAAGGAAGCGACCCCGAGCGGGAACCGGACTACCGCGATGCTCTGCCCGACGGCCCCGCCCACCGGCGTGGCGCGGGCCTGAATCCGGGCAACCGGTTCGAGAAACACAACGTGCACGTGCTCGGCGACGCGATCGATGCGCAGCGGGCCGAGCGTGAGGCCGACGCGCAGGAAGCCGAGCGGGCCGGGCCCAGCGACAACCGCCACTCGGTAATCCGCCCCACCAACCCGGGCAACGCGGCGGACGCTCAGGACCAGGCGGTGCGGGTGCCGCTGCAGATCTTCCCCGACAAGACCCAGGCGATCATCAACCGCGTGAAGCAGACGTCGGACGTGCCGTTCGACTGGACGGTGAACCCGTACCGCGGCTGCGAGCACGGCTGCATCTACTGCTTCGCCCGGCCGTACCACGAGTACCTGGGCTTCTCGATGGGGCTGGACTTCGAAACCAAGATCATGGCCAAGCACGACGCGCCGGACCTGCTCAAACGTGAGCTCGCCCGCAAGGACTGGCCGGGCGAGCCGATCGTGATGTCGGCGATTACGGATATCTATCAGCCGATCGAAAAGGAACTGAAGATCGCACGCGGGTGCCTGGAGGTGATGGCCGACTGCATGCAGCCGGTGTCGACGATGACCAAGAACACCCTGGTGCTGCGCGACCTGGACCTTTGGCAGAAGCTGGGCGAGCGCAACGTGGGACGCGTCACGGTGACGCTGGTCACGCTCGACGATGAGTTGGCGACACGGCTTGAGCCGCGGGCCTCACCGCCGACCGCACGGCTGCGGGTGATCCAGAAGCTGACCGAGGCGGGCGTGCCGGTGAGCGTGAACATCGCGCCGGTGATCCCCGGGCTGACCGACACGGAGCTGCCCCGGCTGCTCGAGGCGATCGCCGACGCGGGGGCCAAGCGGGTGGCGTGGGTGCTGCTGCGGCTGCCCTACCAGCTCAAGGCGTTGTTCCTGGATTGGCTGCAACGCAACGTCCACCCCGAGCGGGCCAAGCACGTGGAATCGCTCATCCGCCAGGCCCGCGGCGGCAAGCTGTACGACACCGGCCCCATGGCCAAGCGGAACAAACTCGACGACCACACCGGCAAGATGGTGGCGAACCCGCGTGCCGCCTCACAGGAATCCCGCGACGGCGGCGTCACCCTCGGCACCCAATCCCAACGCCCGGCGATGCACTTCGTCGGCAAGTCCGGCATCCCCCAACGCCCCGCCCACGACCGCCGACGCGGCGCGGGCGTCCACGTCGAGCACCTCAAGCGCGTCTTCGACGTCTACTGCAGAAAGTACGGACTCAACCGCGACATCCGCCCCATCGCCCGCAAACACTTCCGCCGCCCCAACCTCGACGGGCAGCTCGGCCTGTTCGGTGAATAA
- a CDS encoding PEP-CTERM sorting domain-containing protein (PEP-CTERM proteins occur, often in large numbers, in the proteomes of bacteria that also encode an exosortase, a predicted intramembrane cysteine proteinase. The presence of a PEP-CTERM domain at a protein's C-terminus predicts cleavage within the sorting domain, followed by covalent anchoring to some some component of the (usually Gram-negative) cell surface. Many PEP-CTERM proteins exhibit an unusual sequence composition that includes large numbers of potential glycosylation sites. Expression of one such protein has been shown restore the ability of a bacterium to form floc, a type of biofilm.) — MKSKRIRKAMTLALGLSASAASAQITDLTTWSLVEDPSHPLMNGSVTTGAATLTAGNGVIPIATDIGYASVNGQDVATSTSGFYFDPGSDFVAAVDYDLSFASSPMPSGGLAVGFGVGEDIDGTDSAGFTALIQKSGTSTFGSLVTAARTDDNPAGGTILSFTPIATGSMFVAYVASTGSITASFSATPGTNTPGSGAAASTFIGLQNNWDNQGLLLSFFLRSQNLSGQPAWTAGDATAVFSNLRVLSGTPIEVPEPTTAMLLVAAGAGLLRRRRG, encoded by the coding sequence ATGAAATCGAAAAGAATCCGTAAGGCCATGACTTTGGCTTTGGGCCTGTCCGCATCGGCCGCGTCGGCCCAGATCACCGACCTGACCACCTGGTCGCTGGTTGAAGACCCCTCCCACCCGCTCATGAACGGCTCGGTCACGACGGGCGCGGCCACGCTCACCGCGGGCAACGGCGTGATCCCCATCGCCACCGACATCGGCTACGCCAGCGTCAACGGCCAGGACGTCGCCACCTCGACCTCCGGCTTCTACTTCGACCCCGGCAGCGACTTCGTGGCCGCGGTCGACTACGACCTGTCGTTCGCATCCTCGCCGATGCCTTCGGGCGGCCTCGCGGTCGGCTTCGGCGTCGGGGAAGACATCGACGGCACCGACTCGGCGGGTTTCACCGCACTGATCCAGAAGAGCGGCACCAGCACCTTCGGCTCGCTGGTCACCGCCGCACGAACCGACGATAACCCCGCGGGCGGAACGATCCTCAGCTTCACCCCCATCGCCACCGGCAGCATGTTTGTCGCCTACGTCGCCAGCACCGGCTCGATCACCGCCAGCTTCTCCGCCACCCCCGGGACCAACACCCCCGGCAGCGGCGCCGCAGCGTCCACCTTCATCGGGCTGCAAAACAATTGGGACAATCAGGGGCTCTTGCTCTCGTTCTTCCTCCGCAGCCAGAACCTCTCCGGGCAGCCCGCGTGGACCGCCGGCGACGCGACCGCGGTGTTCTCCAACCTCCGCGTGCTCTCGGGCACACCGATCGAGGTCCCCGAGCCGACCACGGCCATGTTGCTGGTTGCGGCTGGGGCGGGCCTTCTGCGTCGGCGACGAGGATAA
- a CDS encoding glutamine--tRNA ligase/YqeY domain fusion protein has product MSETNSTQPSHFIVQEIEADLAAGKVGHVHTRFPPEPNGYLHIGHAKAICIVFGLADQFEGQCNLRLDDTNPAKEEQEYIDSIKEDVQWLGFDWANLCHASDYFDQLYDWAVALVKAGYAYVDDQTADEIRENRGTLNTPGTNSPFRDRPAEESLDLLARMKAGEFDEGSRVLRAKVDMASPNIVMRDPAMYRILKQSHPRTGDAWCIYPMYDWAHGQSDWIEGITHSLCSLEFKNNRELYEWFIDKIAEVSGHPEGVAHKTRQIEFARGNITYMITSKRKLLQLITDGHVTGWDDPRMPTIRGMRRRGYTPAAIRRFWDEAGVAKRENNIEFAKLENVLRSDLNAFAQRRMAVADPIKVTITNYPDDQVEMFDAQNNPENEADGTRQVPFSKHLYIERDDYKPNANRKFFRLTEGREVRLRWAYWIKCNEAITDADGNVTELLCTYDPDTRGGEDPPPDEEGNVRKVKGTIHWVSQAHAIDAELRLYEHLFTKEDPEDVEEGQDWLTNINPESLKVVTAKAEPALADDQPGTPLQFERNAYFVRDTEATNTDGQPVFNRTVTLRDTWAKQQKKG; this is encoded by the coding sequence ATGTCTGAGACCAACTCAACCCAGCCCTCCCATTTTATTGTTCAAGAGATCGAAGCCGACCTCGCGGCCGGCAAGGTCGGCCACGTCCACACCCGCTTCCCCCCCGAGCCCAACGGCTACCTGCACATCGGCCACGCCAAGGCGATCTGCATCGTGTTCGGCCTGGCGGACCAGTTCGAGGGGCAGTGCAACCTCCGGCTCGATGACACCAACCCCGCCAAGGAAGAGCAGGAGTACATCGACTCGATCAAGGAAGATGTGCAGTGGTTAGGTTTTGACTGGGCGAACCTCTGCCACGCCTCGGACTACTTCGATCAGCTCTACGACTGGGCGGTCGCGCTGGTGAAAGCGGGCTATGCGTACGTCGACGATCAGACGGCCGACGAGATCCGGGAGAACCGCGGGACGCTGAATACGCCCGGCACGAACTCGCCGTTCCGTGACCGCCCCGCCGAGGAATCGCTGGACCTGCTGGCCCGGATGAAGGCGGGCGAATTCGACGAGGGCTCACGCGTCCTCCGCGCCAAGGTCGACATGGCCTCGCCCAACATCGTGATGCGCGACCCGGCGATGTACCGCATCCTCAAGCAGTCCCACCCCCGCACGGGCGACGCCTGGTGCATCTACCCCATGTACGACTGGGCCCACGGCCAGTCCGACTGGATCGAAGGCATCACCCACTCGCTCTGCTCGCTGGAGTTTAAGAACAACCGCGAGCTGTACGAATGGTTCATCGACAAGATCGCCGAGGTCTCGGGCCACCCCGAAGGCGTCGCCCACAAGACCCGGCAGATCGAGTTCGCCCGCGGCAACATCACCTACATGATCACCAGCAAGCGCAAGCTCCTGCAGCTGATCACCGACGGCCATGTCACCGGCTGGGACGACCCGCGGATGCCGACGATCCGCGGCATGCGTCGCCGGGGCTACACGCCTGCTGCGATCCGCCGGTTCTGGGACGAGGCGGGTGTGGCCAAGCGGGAGAATAACATCGAGTTCGCCAAGCTGGAGAACGTGCTGCGGTCGGACCTCAATGCGTTCGCCCAGCGGCGCATGGCCGTGGCCGACCCGATCAAGGTGACCATCACGAACTACCCGGATGATCAGGTCGAGATGTTCGACGCCCAGAACAACCCGGAGAACGAAGCGGATGGCACGCGTCAGGTGCCGTTCTCCAAGCACCTATACATCGAGCGTGACGACTACAAGCCCAACGCGAACCGCAAGTTCTTCCGCCTCACCGAGGGGCGCGAGGTGCGTCTGCGCTGGGCGTACTGGATCAAGTGCAACGAAGCGATCACCGACGCCGACGGCAACGTGACCGAGCTGCTGTGCACCTACGACCCCGACACCCGCGGCGGCGAGGACCCGCCGCCGGACGAAGAAGGCAACGTGCGTAAGGTCAAGGGCACGATCCACTGGGTTAGCCAGGCCCACGCGATCGACGCCGAGCTCCGGCTGTATGAACACCTGTTCACGAAAGAAGACCCCGAGGATGTTGAGGAAGGCCAGGATTGGCTGACCAACATCAATCCCGAGTCGCTGAAGGTCGTGACCGCGAAGGCCGAGCCCGCCTTGGCGGACGATCAGCCGGGGACGCCGCTGCAGTTTGAGCGCAACGCGTACTTCGTGCGGGACACCGAAGCGACCAACACCGACGGTCAGCCGGTGTTCAACCGCACCGTGACGCTGCGCGACACCTGGGCGAAGCAGCAGAAGAAGGGGTGA
- a CDS encoding PEP-CTERM sorting domain-containing protein, which produces MSVLSIVFRASAVACALSLSFSSIGQTFTLDLDGVSLYAGGTLDLGSFASVEGGAVVAVGDVTGSLDVDSIYGEGALTSDGFDNSRGEIFFNGSISGVGGPGSVLDGPVTSATGSITIGGSTTVNGDVSAGGNFSQTFSFGVINGNVAAGGDVAVDGTVNGNVTHGGTLTLGTFADVTGTTAPGGPVTPTPFAAPDLAPSSGLSAGIVDINLTTFEDITLAPGTYGSLNFDSGNTVSLSAGTYVFADIVSSFNLNELAFDTSGGEIFINIDSMDTTLDLIQSINGVDLFTGLMPDPALAELITLEAEGSLTLNSDFYGTVLVPDGDLELGTFSELTGRALVGGDVTLGNSTAILAVPEPSSALLVLGALGVVARRRARR; this is translated from the coding sequence ATGAGTGTGCTTTCAATCGTGTTCCGGGCTTCCGCAGTGGCTTGTGCGCTGAGCCTGTCGTTTTCAAGCATCGGCCAAACCTTCACTCTCGATCTCGACGGGGTGAGCCTCTACGCCGGAGGCACGCTGGATCTCGGTAGTTTCGCCTCGGTCGAGGGCGGCGCGGTCGTCGCGGTAGGCGATGTCACCGGCTCCCTAGACGTGGATTCGATCTACGGCGAGGGTGCCCTTACCAGCGATGGGTTCGACAACTCCCGCGGCGAGATCTTCTTCAACGGATCGATCTCGGGCGTCGGCGGCCCGGGCTCGGTCCTCGACGGCCCGGTGACCAGCGCGACGGGCAGCATCACCATCGGCGGCAGCACCACGGTCAACGGCGACGTCTCTGCCGGGGGCAACTTCAGCCAGACGTTCTCGTTCGGCGTGATCAACGGCAACGTCGCGGCGGGCGGAGACGTCGCGGTCGATGGCACCGTAAACGGCAACGTCACGCACGGCGGCACGCTGACGCTCGGGACCTTTGCCGACGTGACGGGCACGACAGCGCCCGGCGGCCCGGTCACCCCCACGCCGTTCGCCGCCCCGGACCTGGCCCCGAGCAGCGGGTTGTCGGCGGGCATCGTCGATATCAACCTCACTACGTTCGAAGACATCACGCTCGCGCCCGGCACGTACGGCAGCCTTAATTTCGATTCGGGCAACACCGTCAGTCTGAGCGCCGGCACCTACGTCTTTGCCGACATCGTCTCGAGCTTTAACCTCAACGAGCTCGCCTTCGACACCAGCGGGGGCGAGATCTTCATCAACATCGATTCTATGGACACGACCCTGGACCTGATTCAGAGCATCAATGGCGTCGACCTGTTTACGGGTTTGATGCCCGACCCGGCGCTGGCCGAGCTGATCACGCTGGAGGCCGAAGGGTCGCTCACGCTGAACAGCGATTTCTACGGCACGGTGCTTGTGCCCGACGGCGACCTGGAGCTCGGCACCTTTTCTGAGCTCACCGGCCGGGCCCTGGTGGGCGGGGACGTGACTCTGGGGAACTCGACCGCCATCCTCGCGGTGCCCGAGCCGTCGTCGGCGCTGCTGGTCCTCGGGGCGCTTGGCGTCGTGGCCCGCCGGCGGGCCCGACGCTGA
- a CDS encoding glutamate--tRNA ligase — protein sequence MSDPTQNVITRFAPSPTGELHIGGARTALFAWAYAKRHGGSFLLRFEDTDQKRSSKQAEQNILRDLEWLGLRGDNHDAIPRQSERLDLYNTALDKLKAAGLTYEDDGAVRFRMDKPVAFDDAVFGHIAVEEKDLEDFVIQKADGFPTFHLAVVVDDADMGVTHVIRGQEHLSNTTKHAALYDALGEPRPVWCHTPSIMNPDGSKMSKRDKAKLARQAAKQNAWPTPESIDASRFDAFMGKDNDDLDIATAIAEANGLELPEIYVDDFRRSGYTVPVLLNYLALLGWNPGNDLERFDLHYLCEHFDFDRIGKSNSKFDRDKLAAFSQDTFLQMPEDEWIATLKAHFEAYFPNYIEKLGDGFGVFAMAYKERSKTLSDPAELGKFFVEAPAAYVPKAVKKNLTKNEGEGLKSLAKVRETLAALPEWKAEPIHASLDELWQTLELKNMGGVAQPLRVALTGNAVSPEIGPTLEILGRDETLQRIDNCLAAHPSP from the coding sequence ATGAGCGACCCAACTCAAAACGTCATCACGCGATTCGCCCCCTCGCCCACCGGCGAGCTCCACATCGGCGGGGCCCGCACCGCGCTCTTCGCCTGGGCCTACGCCAAGCGCCACGGCGGGAGCTTCCTCCTGCGTTTCGAGGACACCGACCAGAAACGATCCTCCAAGCAGGCCGAGCAGAACATCCTCCGCGACCTCGAATGGCTCGGACTGCGCGGCGACAACCACGATGCGATCCCCCGTCAATCCGAACGGCTGGACCTCTACAACACCGCCCTCGACAAGCTCAAAGCTGCGGGCCTGACCTACGAGGACGACGGCGCGGTCCGCTTCCGCATGGACAAGCCCGTCGCGTTCGACGACGCAGTGTTTGGCCACATCGCGGTGGAAGAAAAAGACCTCGAAGACTTCGTCATCCAGAAGGCGGACGGCTTCCCGACGTTCCACCTCGCCGTGGTGGTCGATGATGCCGACATGGGCGTGACCCACGTCATCCGTGGCCAGGAACACCTGAGCAACACCACCAAGCACGCGGCGCTCTACGACGCCCTCGGCGAGCCTCGGCCCGTTTGGTGCCACACGCCGAGCATCATGAACCCCGATGGGTCGAAGATGTCGAAGCGGGACAAGGCCAAGCTCGCCCGGCAAGCCGCCAAGCAGAACGCGTGGCCCACGCCCGAATCGATCGACGCCTCGCGGTTCGATGCGTTCATGGGCAAGGACAACGACGACCTGGACATCGCCACCGCGATCGCGGAGGCGAATGGCCTGGAGCTCCCCGAGATCTACGTCGATGACTTCCGCCGCAGCGGCTACACCGTGCCGGTGCTGCTGAACTACCTCGCCCTGCTCGGTTGGAACCCCGGCAACGACCTCGAACGGTTCGACCTCCACTACCTCTGCGAGCACTTCGACTTCGACCGTATCGGCAAGAGCAATTCCAAATTCGACCGCGACAAGCTCGCCGCGTTCAGCCAGGACACGTTCCTGCAGATGCCCGAGGACGAGTGGATCGCCACGCTCAAGGCCCACTTCGAGGCGTATTTCCCGAACTACATCGAAAAATTGGGTGATGGCTTCGGCGTCTTCGCGATGGCCTACAAAGAACGCAGCAAGACCCTCAGCGACCCGGCCGAGCTCGGCAAGTTTTTCGTTGAAGCGCCGGCCGCGTACGTACCCAAGGCGGTGAAGAAGAACCTCACCAAGAACGAAGGCGAGGGCCTAAAATCCCTTGCGAAGGTGCGTGAGACACTGGCCGCGTTGCCCGAATGGAAGGCCGAGCCGATCCACGCGTCGCTGGATGAGCTCTGGCAGACGTTGGAGCTGAAGAACATGGGCGGCGTCGCCCAGCCGCTGCGGGTCGCCCTCACCGGCAACGCCGTCTCCCCCGAGATCGGCCCGACCCTTGAAATCCTCGGCCGCGACGAAACGTTGCAACGCATTGACAACTGCCTCGCCGCTCACCCAAGCCCCTAA
- a CDS encoding EVE domain-containing protein, whose protein sequence is MNYWLYKSEPGNWSWDDQMAAPKKTTEWDGVRNYQANNNMKAMKKGDRGFFYHSVKEKTIVGVVEVVKEHEPDPTDKTGKGFGMVTLKAVGPMPEPVNLAQIKEEPKLESMVLVNNSRLSVQPVTASEWKHICKMGKFKS, encoded by the coding sequence ATGAACTACTGGCTCTACAAATCCGAACCCGGCAACTGGTCGTGGGACGACCAGATGGCCGCCCCGAAGAAGACCACCGAGTGGGACGGCGTCCGCAACTACCAGGCCAACAACAACATGAAGGCCATGAAGAAGGGCGACCGCGGCTTCTTCTACCACTCGGTCAAAGAAAAGACCATCGTCGGCGTCGTCGAGGTCGTCAAAGAACACGAGCCCGACCCCACCGACAAAACCGGCAAAGGCTTCGGCATGGTCACCCTCAAAGCCGTGGGCCCCATGCCCGAGCCCGTCAACCTCGCCCAGATCAAAGAAGAGCCCAAGCTCGAATCGATGGTGCTCGTCAACAACTCCCGCCTCAGTGTCCAACCCGTGACTGCGTCGGAGTGGAAGCACATTTGCAAGATGGGGAAGTTTAAGAGTTGA